From the genome of Daphnia pulex isolate KAP4 chromosome 12, ASM2113471v1:
ATTTGGCTACATCTCTCATGCTGATGACTGCGATAATCTACAATTTCagaaaactattttattatcaggataaaattaaagtttagatttaaaaaataatacgagTGTGTACGTATATTACCGCAAGAGTCATCCTCATCCGAACGGTCAATGCAATCGTACTCTCCGTCGCACACTAAGGCATAGGGGATGCACTGCCGACCACATCGGAATCCATTTCGACACtatcattcattcattaaattgaaattgattaaGTGGTAGTGTACAACATCATTAACTTTATAGATCGATATCAGATGTCAAAAAGATACCGACTTACCTCCGTATTACAATACAGTTCATCATCTCCAACATATTCGCAATGTTGGATTCCATCGCAAATCCAACGAGACGGCTGGCATTCGTCATCACAGTAAAAATGATCACTTGGGCAATCATGTTGATTATTTTCAACAGCCGGATTGATTTGCGTGAATTCTATAAAAAACGCAAAATATAGTAGTGTTTAAAGTTGATTTAAATTACTATATTAAATTGTGATTTCGATAACCTCGGTCCACTGTGAAAATCTCCCATACAGTTGGTGATTTTGTCCAGGTGTCGTAGTACTCTGatgtaatttgaatttggtaaCTTCGGCATGGGTCCAACGGCACAAATCGACGAGGATACATATCAAtcttagaaaaaaacagtgaGAATATGTTGGTTTCCTCTGCCTCCCCGTGATAAAAACTGCGGATCTGACGGAACACGCTGGTATTTTCAGCGCTCTCCTCGCCttcctatttttaaataaaaaaactttgtaaAATTACGTACATAAGCAAATGTTAAGATCAAATTCTACTGGAAATATCTCTAGATGAAGCGCAGTCAGTTCTGGTGCACATTCAGAATTGTCCTTCCATTTTAAAGTCAAGGAAGTGGAATCTGCTTCAAAACTTAATAACGATTCCATGCTTATTGTTGAGTTATCGTTctacgagaaaaaaaagaaattgaaatgttattttaaaCGTTGAAAATTCTCAAttatcttttatactcaacTGCAGGTGGGACAACGATTTCGGCAAATAATGGTTTGCCTTTGAACGATTGATAATTTGGCACAACTTCGATTGTGTACATGTGACATTGAATGGGAACTTCTTTCAGTTCGAAGTGGCAAGTTTTCCCGCTGAATTTCGACGCAGGCGAGGAAAGGACGATGGAGAATGTGGCGTTGAAtcttttcaaacatttctggGGAATGGCCAAGTAATTTTCACCCGTAGACGGCTGCTTCGGGCTAGAATCGTAAACTCGAATCCAAAATCCAGAACTGAATTTGATACAATCAACTGAAAGTGGGGTCCACTCGATTTGGAGTGAGTTGTTCTCGCCTAACGTAGCTTCAATTTTCCCAGAAGGATTtatgtaattattttctaaatttaaaaaaaaaaaaaacaacaatactAATCACGATCTCTTTCatcatgtaaaataaaactacaaGAAAAATACCTGCATGATTGATGTCCAACAAGGTGGCCAAAGAACATTTGACTGCTCCCCTCAAATAGAGTATtgcattttggttttgtttcagATCAGCTTCAACTTTCgtaattaaaatcaaagaGCCAAGTGTTACTACATGAATATActaattaaatagaaaaattaagcTCGTTTACCGGATCGGACAGTCGAGTTCTTGGAAGAATCAAGCGAAGCAGACAGCGCCAGAATTTCAGtcaattcttcttctgttttcttatttgcGACGATAGAAATTAAACCTCGTACGACCGTCTCTAATTTTTCGAGGCGCTCCCGCAGATGCCGGCACTCCGCTGGGTTGCATTCCGAATTCGCCCATACATTACTGGTGCAGCTGATCACAAGGATCCCTAAAATTATCTCAAAATACCATCCCATGATTAATCACTTCCAACACTTTACTTGAGGAGGTATTTCAACACGTCAGTACGCCACCAGGAAAGCACTGCAACTTTTCAACCGATGACAAACTGTAGCGCACATTTTATATGCAACTGATTTTATTACACGCGCAGCTACAGACAGCAGCAAAACTGTCATAGCTAATTCTTATCAGAAATGCGTAGGAATTGAATTACAGCCTGCAGCCTAGCTATTTTTCATAATAAGCGGTTCAAGCTTAAATGATATCCCTCCCGTTTCATAGCTAAAATCTgcatttgtttatttgtctCGTCTGTCGATTGACTTGGTCAGGAACACGATATTTACATTGGCTCatatttctaataataaacaCGTACGAGATATTTTAACGCctagaaaaaatcagaaaaagaattcgaaaTCAAATTGAGTGTGCTCATGTGTTTGctatgagaaaaaacaaaaacgtgaGCTTATTTTTACTATGGGTGATTCTGCTGGGACATGCAAGTCCTGGATAAACAgtaaaaacgacaaaaataaaactttaataTATCATAATAAGGGGATGGTCTCTATCTAGAAATAAAACACGAGGTAGTGAAACAAActaaatgaaacaaaagtgGGTACCTCAGTTGATCATCTGTCTTCTAATGTTGGTCCTTGGCTGAGAAGACCGATAAAGACACAAGCTTGCTGCTGTGGCAGTTTTGCACTGCTGGTACCCGATGAGAAGGTTAACTTCAAACTACTTCAATCAGCAACAATCTGTGCTTCAGATTTTAACCAGTTTGTTGCTTCCAACTATTCTGTTACTTAAAATTTCTTGAATGTTCAGTGAATTTTACGAGGAAATGGTCGTAGAGCACGTGACCTAACGCTAAAATTCTTACAGCAAGTGACTAATTACATGTTATTAACCTTGAAATATCTAAAATGTGTATGCCCGTCGAAcgttattcttattcttgtcGTAGGCAGCTGTTAAGTTTCTATTTCTACTCCTAAAATCCTAATAGCAAACTAGTTTACTGGCACCAAATCTAGCACTAGCTGTTCTCCAAAATTCCATTTGCATCTAGTTCTGCTGTCGTCTGCTTTGCAAACTCCTTCACTGAAAGCAACGATAATGGCGCCCAAAAGTTCTATCGATTATTCGCTCGAATCGAATCGgttgcattttaatttttaagtcaataaaatattttttaaaaatgaaattacaatctgtaagaaagaaaaaaacatttggaataATTAATCATCACACGgaatttaattctttcaagcggggaaataatgcaaaaaaCTCTCAGGTACGAACCGATATCAAGATGAATATCAAGCGCTAAAAATAACATATAAATGACCCCATTAACATTGAGCCTCCAACCcccatattaaaaaataaaaacaaaccatttAAACCGATTTAAACGGTCGAGAACAAAGCCAGAAACCCCGGAAAAGTTGTGTCATCGTCGTCCGATGTAAATCTGACGAGTAATTCATTCGATGAGGAGatgatggtgaaaggtgtttTGGCCAATCCGGATTTCTCCAGAAGCAGCTGGGAATTTACTGCAGACCCGTCGTACACCTAATTAAACGGTGACATCCTCCTAAttgttaaatttgtttcattataGAAAATACAGGATAGCTCACGCACTGTGACAAAGTCGAATTTCTCTTGGGTTTTAAAGAAGGCAAATAAAAGTCGAATTTTCGTGCCCGGTGAAGTGACGATATTCCAGCGGTAATCGTACGAATTCGGATAAGCCGCTGGATAGTTGGGACTTTCAATTGTTCCTGACGATCCCACAATTATCTCCTTGCGCACCTTCATCTATATTTATATGACGTCAATGAAGTACAATTAAAATTAGTCTCAAATTGaagtattacattttttatcaGATTTGTGCTGTTGTGCACATCTTTCTAGTCATTCTTACAGTAGCAACACTCCAGCGGGCTGTGCTGTTGGACACTTCCGTCGGCTGTGGAAACCTGATTATCATTTTACGACTGATGGAATACAGGATTTCACTTGTCTGTGGGTTAGATGAAACGTCGTACAGCACTTGCCCTGTCGAGTTCCAACCGTCGTATACCTTTTATTAGCGTATGGTTTGTGCAAAAATGAGAGATGTGAAAATATAGCTTTTATAATTgataaacaaaattagaaaagaatgCTCACCGTCATGATGGGTTGATCTTGATCATCGTTACCAGCAGTGACGTTTGCAAtgcgatttctttttaaaataattcccgTTTCACCTTGTTCAGCTTCCACAAACCAGATACATTCGGTTATGCTGTCGTTAACCGAAAGATTATTTGGCGAGAAAACGACACCTTTCTCGTAGACGTAGCCTCCGCATCCTACCATTGAATAAGTCTGCATATAtaagtaaaaacaaagaaagtaATGAAAAGGAAACCCGCTTAAACCTGGAAAGAACGGCTCCAGCTTCATGGGCACCATATCCATCTAAACAGGGCaacaaaagtttgaaacaTTGAGATGATATACATTTACTATCGCCATACTTACGCTCGTATAATCGATATCAATCACAAACATTGCTGGGCAATACATTTCTGGAAACTCTATGTACAAATTATTAGAAGATGACCGCATAGACAAAGGTTTTGTTGATTCGTTATGAGACAATAGTAGAGGACTCGCCCAGTAAGGTCCGTCATAGATCTGTGCAAAAACTTTTCTTAATGATAGGCTTCCGACGTCGGTAAATGATAAATCTTTAGTTGTACATGTACAAtctatgtatgtatgtatgtaatgTACAGTCTAAAAATATCGTACCTTTAAAGTCTggtttctttcgtttctatAGCTATTAAAACTGAGCCAAATTGTGTGATTGGTTGGCACAGATACCAACACCACTTTTTTCGAGACAAGCTGGACATTACGATTGCACATTATCATTTCCGAATTTAAATGTCCTGTATAGTTGGTCAGCTGGTTACAACTTTCTTGCTGATTTCTGAGATAATCTACAGTTTCTCAAAACAGTTGTCTTAGAAAAAATTGCGGAGAATGGTACCTGttgaagttttttaaaaatgattattatataaaataaaatatgtaccACAGTCATTTTCGTCGGAACCGTCAACACAATCGATAAATCTATCGCATACATAGGAAGAAGGGATGCACTGCCGGCCACATCGGAATTCACAATtctgcatcattatcaaagtGAACAGTGATTAGTAGAAcaacaatattttataaatcaaattctaaatgtgttttttaaataacaatcgGCTTACTTCATCACTGTGACAATTCAATTCATCATCCACCGAATTACAGTCACGAGTTCCATCGCAAATCCAACCGAATGATCGGCATGAGCCGTCGCATTTAAATGCATCAATTTGGCAATCATATGGATTGTGTGTCGGATTCATTTGGGTGAATACTTGAGTAtatcgaaatattttaaagaatgaGTTTAATGTGTATAAAGATCTACTAATATCGTCTGTACCAGGCTCTTCCGTGAAAGTCTCCCATACAGACGGTGCTCTGGTCCAGGTGTTGGAATActctgattttatttcaattttgtatCTTCGACATGGGTCCAACGGCACCCATTCAACAGGACAATAAGTTTGATTTTCTGGAAGTGACAGCGAGAATACGTTGGTTTCCTCTGTCGGTTGTTTGAGACAATTTCGTGGAATCTGTAGCGACATGGTCGCATTACCAGCGTTTTCCATACCGTCCTAATATAAGAACCAAAGTAATAAcatgtagaaaaagaagagaagatttTAATTCAAGGTTACTGGAAATATCTTTAAATAGAGCGAAGTCAGCTGAGGTGTACACCCAGAATTATCTTTCCATTTTAGAGTAAATAAACTGGAATTGGATCCAACACTTATTAACGATTCCAAGCTTTTTGACGAGTTATCGTTctgcaagaaaaacaaacaaacaatttaattaCTAATTTAGTTgctgaaatattaaaatcatCTTGTTTACTTAACTGCAGGTGGGATAACGATTTCGGTAAATAATGCTTTGCCTTTGAGCGATTGATAATTTGGCACAACTTCGATTGTGTAAACCCGACACTGAATGAGAACATCATTCAGTTCGAAATGGCAAGTTTTCCCGCTGAATTTCGACGCAGACGAGGAAAGGACGATGGAGAATGTGGCGTTTGCCcgttttttcaaacatttctggGGAATGGCCAAGTAATTTTCGCCGGTGGACGGCTGCTTCTGGCTCGAATCGTATACCCGAATCCAAACGCCAGAACTGAATTTGATGCAATCAACTGAAAGTGGAGTCCACGCGATTTGGAGCAAGTTGTTCTCGCCTAAAGTAGCTTCGATTTTCCCAGACGGATTTATTCCAtcattttctataaaaaaaaaacaaacaaaaacaattagaCGAACGCGATCTGTTGTGATATACAATAAAATGAGAACACTAGGAGGAAATACCCGATCGATTGATGTCTAGTTGGTTGGCCAAAGAACATCTGACTGCTCCTCTCAAATGGAGTATggcattttggttttgtttctgaTCGACTTCAACTATTATTATAGTAAAATTCAAAGCGCAAAGGGTTACTATATGAACACTTACTAAATAGGAAAATTAAGTACGTTTACCGAGTCGGACAGTCGAGTTCTTGAAAGAATCAAGCGAAGCAGACAGCGCTAGAATTTCAGTCAATTCTTCCtctgttttcttgtttgcgACGATGGAAATTAAACCTCGTACGACCGTCTCTAATTTTTCGAGGCGCTCCCGCAAATGCCGGCACTCCGCTGGGTTGCATTCCGAATTCGCCCAAACATTACTGGTGCAGCTGATCACAAGGATCCCTAAAATCATCTCAAAATACCGTCCCATGATTAATCACTTCAACAATTTGTCAAGTAACAATAAACTAAAGTAGGTACTATTCCATCTCGCCAGAAAGCAAATTAGAATGTTACACTGTCCTTGTCAAACTGACGACAATCTGTAGCCCACACTTTTGCATTGAAAGCTGATTTCCTAGTACTCGTGCAGCTACAGATAGCAGCATCTATCTACCAAGCTAATTCTTATCAGAAACGAGTAGGAATTGAATTACAGGAATTTGAGCTTGCCAAAAGGGTAAATGTAGCGATTCAAACGTAAATAATATCCCCGTCGCTATAGTAGCTTCCATTTCATGGCAAGCGTCtgcattttatttacttttctaATCTTTCGATCGACTTGGATGGAACAAGTTATCTTGGCTCATATTTCTTACTAGTGAAAACGCACGAGATATTTTATCGCCcagcaaaaaccaaaaagaatttgtgaacaaaatgtgtttgatatgaaaaataacaaaaaatgaaacccaATCAtgcaatcaaaaacaaaagcgcAATTCCGGTCAACAAACGCATGCGGATGTCTAGGGTTTGACAACGTACCCGTCACAAATAACTTCAAAACAAGGAGCTATTACTCGAATGGATCAGaaatctaataattttttcgtttttcagacgtggtggccgagtggttaaggcgacagACTGCTAATCTGTTGTGCTCTGCACGCATGAGTTCGAATCTCATCCACGTCGATAATACAACAtcatattttatctttttgtatttctatCTTAATGCAATTGACCCCTCTCACTAttgtataaaaaggaaaaaatagcgTAAGTATTGCACGTTACTTTATGTCAAAAGACCCGACCAAAACGACCGTGCCCCCCTTCGTCGACTGTGCCGAGCTATTGCTGAGTAGTAATAATCTGGTGGATGTCAAATgtatcgaaaaaaagaaaaggatatgaCAGTCTATGTTACGCCAAATCAAACATAGCAAACTCGACGAGATAATTAGTCTGCCCTGCCAGAAAAcgtaacaaaacatttttaacgaTCACGATCAGATCTTAATTTCAGGTTGCCATAAAAGAAGTGAACGTTTTtagacattttcaaaatgtttacgATTCAGCATATGCAAAATTTTAAGTATGATATGAGCAATTTCACATTTAACCTAATACTTAATTCTACAACAATCAAAATGGTCTTACCTTGAAGCTCTAATAGTGCTGGTTAAGTTTGGTGCCGGAAATAGTTTTCCATGGTGGGGATGAAGAGTGGTATTTTTCCCCAGCTACACATTTGCAAAAAAGATCTGGTGGATCTGTTTATTTCTGCTGGATCTACCTAGCAGGGAGGAGAGCCTATGTCATTTTTCACAAGACTTGCAAGATTACTgagctgaaaaataaataccaaaaataGGTAACTGTATCACTATACATCATTTAGAACAgtaagggggggggagaatagttgaacaaatgaaattaagcAAAAGTGTGTACCTCATTTGATCATGTCTTCTAAAGTTGTTGGTTGAGAAGAATAACGATAAAGACACAAGCTTTCTTCTGTGGCAGTCTTGCACTGCTAGTACCATATGAGGCAGTTAACTTCAAACTTCATGATCCATCAACCATCAACAAACTGTGCAACAGATTTCACACATTTTAACCAATTTGTTGCTTCTAACTATTCTTGAATGTTCGGTAAATTTTATGAAAGGCAGTGACCGCACGTGACCTGCTAAAATCTAAAATTCTCAtctagcaaaaaaaaaagaggtgaCTAATATTATGTTAATACCTTAAAATAATAACTAAAATATGTATCCACGTAcgttattcttattcttttgacttttggtAGGCAATCCTAAACTACGAATATAAGTATTTTTACTGTATCTCATTTCAGTCAAGTTACGTCTGCTTTGTTATTGTTACCGTAACAGACGATGATGGCGCCAAAAAGTCCAATCGATAGTTTGCTCAAATCGATTACATAATTTTGCATTACAAAACTGACACAATAAAAATTCTgataaatttctatttttattttttctcgaaaTAAAATGACAGGTATGGCTAAAAAGTAACGAGTAAATTTGCCACTGATCAAAAGTGTTCCCATCAAACAACAAACTCCCCGGCTGCGGCTGCTAGGctgcaaaaatgatttaagaaAACCTCAACTGATGATGCGGAAAAAATAGCATTAATAATGCGATCCGGGCGGCAGGAACGGGTTAGTActcaaaatttacaaaagaaaGCAGTTTGTATTGCCCAACATAAACAAATTAACCAACCATTAAGGGTTATTCGATTCGAACTGCCAATTCTTTTCGATACCCATCGCTATCCAGCTGTTCAAATCTTTCTTCGCAATCTTTGTGCAGATTAACAAAACGATTTTCTGAAGAGGATTGTTCTCTTGCATCAACACATCGATTCCCTTTTTAGTGACATAGCAACACCCAATCATTTTCAAGCGCTAAAGATTACGAAAAGAGTGTAGGTCATTGGCCTTTTGCAGAATCGCATCAGTAAGAGTATAACAGGCCTCTAAATGAACAATAGCAAGCAACGGGGACCTTACTACTGACCTTACTAACTGCAAGCGGGGAAAATTAACGGCGACTTTATGTTTTTGGCTGTACTAATCATCGCGTTTCACTGGAATAAAGGGGATGAAAATATGGTAGTAAATCGCTTACCTTTCAATGGTCTTCAAGACTGAATCGTAGAAAATGCCGGACTTCTTTGAATCATTTATCTAATGATAAATGTTTAGCAACAAGCTTGGAGAAAATGGTGTCCAGCATACCAACTATTAGTTTGTGAGGCAGTGCAAGTCTGGGGTCAGCTTCTAGTAAATGTAGTTCGAACGGTAAATGTAGTTCGAACGCCATGTTGATAGatgtcttcctttttttagtgcGAATCACTGGCGAGTGGGAAAACCAAATGAAGGAATTTCTCGATTTCAGGATAGGCGAGGTCAGCGAAGAATAATGGCTGGACTaagttttgaatgtttctttaCCAGTTGATCCAAACCCGGCTTTGAACATCGGATTCATCTTGACTTACATTGGCCAAatcttgtgtgtttgttcgGTGTTTCTGAATTCTGAAGTAGACACATTATTCAATGTTTAAATAATACAAGAACAAATTAAGGAGATTACTAACCCCGTACTTTTTTGTGGTCAAAAAGATCAAACTGTGCCAGTGATCGAGGATTGATGAAATTAATCCGCAAAACGGTGACTGCGTGACTGAGATATTCCATTTGGGCAGAGGGATCGCTCGGACGATGAACAGCTTCCCAAGGTGTAAGCTTATACACAGATAAAAACTTAATTCTCTCTTCTTAACTTAAGAGTGGCCATCTGCCAGCAAGCTGTAAATCCCACATTCAGACTTCAGATGTTGTATGTTTTACCTATTGTTGTCACCCCAGAATAAAATTCTGAATATTGAGTTTAGGCTTTCCAAATCCAGAAACACCTTCGCTGATGAATGTGATGGATCCAAATAAGGCAGTGTTAATAACAATGACTCACTCCACATCCTATGAGTTATTAAAAGTAATGAATTTCTTctgtgaattgaaatttttataccGTTACCAATATCTTTGTGACTGTAGGATGATGGGTACAGCAGTAGGCCTACAGGGGATATTTTGCGGGTGGAGTCTCACAGAAAGATTTGTTGGCACAAGCGATAGgctgtaaaaattaaaacaattactTCAATCTTACTAATACCTtaaccagcagcaacaatctAATGAAATTGGTTTGTTTCAATTAACAAAACCAATTTCAGGGTCTCAACCAGTTCTTTAACATCTGTTACAAATTTATCAAGGGTCGACTTAAGCATGACTTTAGCCACACAGCATTGTACCATAAATCCTACAAATAATTCGTGTCTTTATCTTCATTAACATTGAAGTCCCTACGTCCCTACCAGAAATTGCTTTCACAAAAAGCACATTGTGGGCCAATGCGAGTGGACAAGAATGATTTAAATGGACAGGCAAGTTACCAAAGCAATTGATCTTAACGGATCTTTGATGGGACTGTAGTCAATATATTCATGATATCTTGATAAGAATAGCATAATCATTAATAGTAAAGAAAACTCCAGCTTCCgctgaaaacaaatttaccttGGCCATTAAGCGCCTTTAATCTTTTGAAACATGTTTCGACTTAGCAGCAGAGCCCAAACAATGGCGGAGGCGGAGGGTGGTGGCACTGGTGGCTGGTTGGTTGAGCAGAGTCTGGAGACATCAATCCATCATAGTTCAAATGTTTGCTGCTAGATGTCAGTTTTTTCCCTTCTGGCgcattatttgaattaatgaaaatgaaaaactgattttttcaCGAAAGGAAATAACAGGTTATTTGAGTGGCCCCTGAATAAATCTTTTACATTGAATCTTATGAACactcgaaaggaaaaaaaggcaagaCCGACCCAACAAAATGCGATCAGGACGTGTTACGAATTGTGTCCCATTCATTCCCgggaaattatttaaaacaaaatttggtcTAGATTACAGACTTGACCATTGTTTGTATTTGTAAAATGTAACGAGAATTAGATACTGATTGAAATGCTCCCATGAAACAAAGCTAATTTATTTAAGAATACCTCACAACATTCCTCAACTGATGATGCGGAAAAGTGAGCATTTCGATCCGGGCGAAAGGAATGGGTTAGGAGACGAAATGTACAAAGTAAAGGAAGGCTTTTTATTCCCAACATAAACAAATAATCCAACTAAGGGTCAGCACTTAATCTGAACTCCCAATTCATTTCGGTCGCCATCGCTTTCCAGTTGTTCACATCTTCGTCCGTAATATTTCCGCAGCGGGAGAAACCGATTACCTCGAGGGGATTATTCTCTTGCATGAAGACATCGATTCCCTGTTTTGTGACGGAGGTACAGCGATCAATACTCAAGAACTCAAGATTACGAAAAGAGTGTAGGTCGTTAGCCTTTTGCAGAATCGCATCAGTAAGAGTATTACAGTAACCTAAGCTAACAGAAGAGAGTGACGGGGACGacaacaacttcaacaaaTTTTCAGGAGAAACGAGCGAATGTTGGTCATTACTACCGCCGTCTAAACGTAACTTCCTGAGATGCATTAATACGGGGATTTTCGTGTTTACCTGTGCCCGTTCTAGATTTGCAACCCGGGGCAACTCACGGCTTCTACTAAGACTCAAAGTGTGCAGATTGGGACAAAATCGGATAATTGCCGAAATATCAATGTCCAGGACGCGTCCTTCTATTTGGAGTAACGTCAACGATTTACCAAAGGATTTCAGAAGTGGAAGAATGCCTCGGTCAAACGTGACGCTTTCATCGAATCTATTCGAAAACCCATTGTCAAGATGGATACTTAAGACATAGAGCGTTTTGAGTGAAAGGATGCTTAAAAGATCAGCATTCTTAATTCCTCCAGGCAGTATTAGATGTAAATCCGTAATATAAGGACACAAGAGCAACGACTGCCCAAGAGTGCCACTTCTATAGAATCTCTGCATGAAACATTCGTAAGAGAGCAACGACAACGAGTATTGTTTGGGGGTGTTGGGTATCTTTTGATCTAACGCAGTTTCTGCTATAGAAGCCAAACCTTCAACAAGAGACTCGTGGTACAGGATCTTTAATAAAGGTAAATTGTCAAGGGCCATTC
Proteins encoded in this window:
- the LOC124208481 gene encoding uncharacterized protein LOC124208481 isoform X1 yields the protein MGRYFEMILGILVISCTSNVWANSECNPAECRHLRERLEKLETVVRGLISIVANKKTEEELTEILALSASLDSFKNSTVRLVEADLKQNQNAILYLRGAVKCSLATLLDINHAENNYINPSGKIEATLGENNSLQIEWTPLSVDCIKFSSGFWIRVYDSSPKQPSTGENYLAIPQKCLKRFNATFSIVLSSPASKFSGKTCHFELKEVPIQCHMYTIEVVPNYQSFKGKPLFAEIVVPPANDNSTISMESLLSFEADSTSLTLKWKDNSECAPELTALHLEIFPEGEESAENTSVFRQIRSFYHGEAEETNIFSLFFSKIDMYPRRFVPLDPCRSYQIQITSEYYDTWTKSPTVWEIFTVDREFTQINPAVENNQHDCPSDHFYCDDECQPSRWICDGIQHCEYVGDDELYCNTECRNGFRCGRQCIPYALVCDGEYDCIDRSDEDDSCDYRSHQHERCSQMTTSSGHLNSQMIMCHRDNVHLVFKKVVSISVKKNHTIWLSFKRYVNLRNQSLKIYDGPYLTSPLLLSHNGTTKPLSMRSSSNKLYIEFTATHCHRNFMIDIDYTSMDMMSMKLDPFVPGCGGYVYDIGVVSSPTSLSDINNLTECIWFVEAEQSDKGIFLKRNRSTNITTSDGQEQLIMTVYGGWNSTGQVLYDGKVSSSQPTSEILYSISHKVMIKFTRPTSYTSGNTAHWDVASISMGKEVVMGTTGKIESPNYPAAYPNSYDYRWNIVTSPGTKIQLLFAFFKTQEMFDFVLVYDGSTVNSRLLLEKSGYESMPFTITSSSNELLVRFTSDDEVTFPGFLAVFSTV
- the LOC124208481 gene encoding uncharacterized protein LOC124208481 isoform X2: MGWYFEIILGILVISCTSNVWANSECNPAECRHLRERLEKLETVVRGLISIVANKKTEEELTEILALSASLDSSKNSTVRSVEADLKQNQNAILYLRGAVKCSLATLLDINHAENNYINPSGKIEATLGENNSLQIEWTPLSVDCIKFSSGFWIRVYDSSPKQPSTGENYLAIPQKCLKRFNATFSIVLSSPASKFSGKTCHFELKEVPIQCHMYTIEVVPNYQSFKGKPLFAEIVVPPANDNSTISMESLLSFEADSTSLTLKWKDNSECAPELTALHLEIFPEGEESAENTSVFRQIRSFYHGEAEETNIFSLFFSKIDMYPRRFVPLDPCRSYQIQITSEYYDTWTKSPTVWEIFTVDREFTQINPAVENNQHDCPSDHFYCDDECQPSRWICDGIQHCEYVGDDELYCNTECRNGFRCGRQCIPYALVCDGEYDCIDRSDEDDSCDYRSHQHERCSQMTTSSGHLNSQMIMCHRDNVHLVFKKVVSISVKKNHTIWLSFKRYVNLRNQSLKIYDGPYLTSPLLLSHNGTTKPLSMRSSSNKLYIEFTATHCHRNFMIDIDYTSMDMMSMKLDPFVPGCGGYVYDIGVVSSPTSLSDINNLTECIWFVEAEQSDKGIFLKRNRSTNITTSDGQEQLIMTVYGGWNSTGQVLYDGKVSSSQPTSEILYSISHKVMIKFTRPTSYTSGNTAHWDVASISMGKEVVMGTTGKIESPNYPAAYPNSYDYRWNIVTSPGTKIQLLFAFFKTQEMFDFVLVYDGSTVNSRLLLEKSGYESMPFTITSSSNELLVRFTSDDEVTFPGFLAVFSTV
- the LOC124208481 gene encoding uncharacterized protein LOC124208481 isoform X4 produces the protein MILGILVISCTSNVWANSECNPAECRHLRERLEKLETVVRGLISIVANKKTEEELTEILALSASLDSFKNSTVRLVEADLKQNQNAILYLRGAVKCSLATLLDINHAENNYINPSGKIEATLGENNSLQIEWTPLSVDCIKFSSGFWIRVYDSSPKQPSTGENYLAIPQKCLKRFNATFSIVLSSPASKFSGKTCHFELKEVPIQCHMYTIEVVPNYQSFKGKPLFAEIVVPPANDNSTISMESLLSFEADSTSLTLKWKDNSECAPELTALHLEIFPEGEESAENTSVFRQIRSFYHGEAEETNIFSLFFSKIDMYPRRFVPLDPCRSYQIQITSEYYDTWTKSPTVWEIFTVDREFTQINPAVENNQHDCPSDHFYCDDECQPSRWICDGIQHCEYVGDDELYCNTECRNGFRCGRQCIPYALVCDGEYDCIDRSDEDDSCDYRSHQHERCSQMTTSSGHLNSQMIMCHRDNVHLVFKKVVSISVKKNHTIWLSFKRYVNLRNQSLKIYDGPYLTSPLLLSHNGTTKPLSMRSSSNKLYIEFTATHCHRNFMIDIDYTSMDMMSMKLDPFVPGCGGYVYDIGVVSSPTSLSDINNLTECIWFVEAEQSDKGIFLKRNRSTNITTSDGQEQLIMTVYGGWNSTGQVLYDGKVSSSQPTSEILYSISHKVMIKFTRPTSYTSGNTAHWDVASISMGKEVVMGTTGKIESPNYPAAYPNSYDYRWNIVTSPGTKIQLLFAFFKTQEMFDFVLVYDGSTVNSRLLLEKSGYESMPFTITSSSNELLVRFTSDDEVTFPGFLAVFSTV